CGGATACAGCCACCGTCATCGCCCGGGTGTCGCCCTCGCGCTGTCGTTGCCGCGTCCAGAACCAGAGCAGCATCGCCAGCAGCAGCATGCCGCCCATCAGGTGCGCCGTCACCACGATGGGCATCAGTTTCAGCGTGACTGTCCACTTACCGAACATACCCTGCGCGATTACCACGACCAGCAACAGCGCCGGCCAGTACCAGTTCACCGGTGTCGCAGCATCAGTCAGTGTTGCGCCGGAACGGCGGCGCTGCGCGAGCAGCGCCCGCACGAACATCACCAGGATCAGCGCACCGATGAACGACGCCAGGTAGCGATGGAGCATCTCGATCCACGCCTTGCCGTGGCTCACCGGCCCGTGCGTACCGCCCTGCTCGGCAATCGCCTGATTGATCTGCGCACTGGCCTGTGCTGGCAGCAACTGGCCATAGCAGCCGGGCCAGTCCGGGCAGCCAAGGCCGCTGTCGGTCAGACGGACAAAGCCGCCGAATACGATCAGGTCGAAGGTGAGGAACGCGACCAGTGCGACCAGTCGCCCCCAGCGCAAGCGGAAGCCAAACCAGAGCGCCAGCAGCAGCAGCGCCACCCACATGATCGCGTTGACCGTGGACAGCGAGAATTGCCAGATGATTGGCTCGGACGAAGGCATGGGCAGTTCGGTGTGTGCAGCCTGCAGGCGAGGCAAACCGC
This is a stretch of genomic DNA from Casimicrobium huifangae. It encodes these proteins:
- a CDS encoding COX15/CtaA family protein, which translates into the protein MPRLQAAHTELPMPSSEPIIWQFSLSTVNAIMWVALLLLALWFGFRLRWGRLVALVAFLTFDLIVFGGFVRLTDSGLGCPDWPGCYGQLLPAQASAQINQAIAEQGGTHGPVSHGKAWIEMLHRYLASFIGALILVMFVRALLAQRRRSGATLTDAATPVNWYWPALLLVVVIAQGMFGKWTVTLKLMPIVVTAHLMGGMLLLAMLLWFWTRQRQREGDTRAMTVAVSGRTRVLAWLALAVLTVQIFLGGWVSTNYAVLACADFPGCNGSLTPQVDWAEGFAFARALGRNPDGSFLSIEALRAIHWAHRWGALITTVVVIAAALALMRAHAALRQQAILIKLVLLAQIGIGIATVLLDQPIVLATAHNAMAALLLATLVVATCRVSGLREWQPFAISTNLRKQK